The Candidatus Aegiribacteria sp. genome includes the window CAGAGTAATTAGTCCGCCCGCGAAAGCTGAAGCATGAACAGGAAGATACCTGATAACAATACCGGCTGCGGGCAGAACAGTCGCCAGAATGAAACAGCACCAGAATAGAATGACGCTCTTTTCTCTTCCTGCATGAATTGGAATGGTATCTATCCCCATAAGAGCATCACCCTGCATATCCACTAAATCAGCCAGCAGGCACCTGCCCAGAAATAGAAAGAACAGTGTTCCTGCCCAAAGAACAGAACCGGGATTAATTGTGGAACCGGCTGAAATGAATCCTGGAAGTAATGCAAGCAGGAACGACCAGGCTCCGGCAAACATAAGATCCCTGGAACCGGGAACAGCCCTCAACCCTCGGAACGGGTAGGTTTTTCTTATAAGCGGAATAGAATAGAAAAGGAATGCAACAAGCATTAATCCCAGAACACATGGCCAGACAGGATTCAAAACGAGAGAAATCCCCAGTGATCCGGCAAATGCGGTTAAAGCGCAGATAGTAAGAAATATTCGATGCTTTCTGATAAACTCCTGTCTCCGCAGACCGGATGGGCGAGAATATCCGGATTCCAGAACGGAAGTCACCGTATGGACCGCGAAAAGAAAAAGAGAAGAGGCAATCACCGGTTCAAACCATCCGGTCCCACCAAGGATGATCGAACTCGCAATTCCCGTAGCAAATGTAATGGGAAGAATATGGAAATTCCCAAAAACCATTACCTGAAGCAGCTCCCTGAATTTTCCGGATCTCAGTCTGTTCCCCTGAATCTCAAGAAGCTGTTCCCGGACTTTTCGAATGCTCCAGCTGGGAGTAGATGCACCAGCTGTTAGAAGGATGTCATCGTATCGTGCCAGCAGTTCTGCATCCAGCTCTTCATGTGTTTCTACGATGTACGATGGAAGTCCCTCCTCGCGGGCAATTTCAGCAAGTCTGGCAGTATTCGCGCTGTTTCTTCCCCCAACAACAACCACGCAGTCAACTCCGCCGCACAGATCTCTGAGTTCATTCTGTCTCATGCTTGTTGATTCGCAAATCGTAAAAGCATGTTCAAGATTGGAAAATCTGTTCAGAAGAGCTTTCTTTGTTTCTTCGTATGTTTGAGTGTTCTGTGTGGTCTGGGAAAGCAGGAAAGGCTTTGATAGTTCAGGCAGGTTTTCCACATCAATCGGACCGGATATAACCCTGGCTGAAGATCCCCCGTAAGAAAGAATCGATATTACTTCCTG containing:
- the ispH gene encoding 4-hydroxy-3-methylbut-2-enyl diphosphate reductase encodes the protein MSVITARTAGFCWGVRRAVDLVLAELKKGNKPYAVYGELVHNPQVLEALEDKGVGICSDPEEMRKGTLFLRTHGITVDEQKKVSSLPLHLKDLTCPRVSRALMIARKKSEEGYDVLILGDPAHQEVISILSYGGSSARVISGPIDVENLPELSKPFLLSQTTQNTQTYEETKKALLNRFSNLEHAFTICESTSMRQNELRDLCGGVDCVVVVGGRNSANTARLAEIAREEGLPSYIVETHEELDAELLARYDDILLTAGASTPSWSIRKVREQLLEIQGNRLRSGKFRELLQVMVFGNFHILPITFATGIASSIILGGTGWFEPVIASSLFLFAVHTVTSVLESGYSRPSGLRRQEFIRKHRIFLTICALTAFAGSLGISLVLNPVWPCVLGLMLVAFLFYSIPLIRKTYPFRGLRAVPGSRDLMFAGAWSFLLALLPGFISAGSTINPGSVLWAGTLFFLFLGRCLLADLVDMQGDALMGIDTIPIHAGREKSVILFWCCFILATVLPAAGIVIRYLPVHASAFAGGLITLAVGYFYLRRSPFPSEFSKRIIADGSLFIAGFAPILVYWIGEVL